GAGCGGCCGGCCTGGTCGGCGGCCGCGTAGGCGCACCGGTCGCACAGGAAGGCCACGATGCGCGGCTGGTGGGCCACGGTCAGCGGTCCGCCCCGCCGCCGGGCCCGCGCAGGAGCGCGGAGATCTCGGCGCCGAGCTGGGCGCGGGTGAAGTGGGCGGCCGAGGCCGCGCCGGTGGGGCAGGCCGCCGCGCAGGTGCCGCAGCCGTGGCAGTGGAGCGGCTCCACCTCCGCCTTGCCGCCCTCCGGCGAGCGCACCACCGCGCCGTAGGGGCAGGCCGACACGCAGGCCCCGCAGGCCCCGCACAGCGCCGCGTCCACCTCGGCGGCCAGCGGCTCGACCACCCGCCGCTCGCCCGGCACCAGCGTGGCCAGCACCCGGCCCGCCGCGGCGGTGCCGTCGCGGATGGCCTGCCGGATGGGGCGCGGCCCGGCGGCGGCGCCGGCCACGAAGATCCCGGCCAGGCGGGTGGCGGTGGGCTCGAACGGGCTGGCCGCTCCCTCCTCCACGAAGCCGCGCGGGCCGAGCGGGAGGCGCAGGAGCGCGGCCAGCGCCTGCGACCCTGCGGCCGGGGTGGCCGGCCCGTGCAGCACCACCAGGTCGAAGGTGCGCGCCGTCTCCAGCGCCCCCTGCGCCAGCCGCACCGCCACGGCGCCGCCGGCGTCGAGCGGCGTGCCGGGCACCAGGTCGGCCTCCAGCAGCTCCACCCCGTCGGCCTCGGCCTGGCGGGCCGCCGCCGCGTAGCCCGGGGCGCGCCCCAGGCCCCCGGCCACGCTCACCTCCACCTCCGGGTGGCGGGTCCGCACCAGGTGGGCCAGCTTGAGCAGCTCGCGCACCGCCAGCTCGCCGTCGGTCTCGGCGGCGCTGGTGGCCAGGAGCAGGGTGCGCGGCGCGGCGCCGCCCGCGGCCCGCAGCGCCCCTCCGGTCGGGCCGCTGGGGTGGAGCATGCGCTCCAGCTGGTAGGTGGAGACCAGCCCCGGCGGCCCCGCCACCGCGCCCGGCTCCATGCCGGTGGCCACCACCACCGCGCCGGCCGTGACGGTGCGGCGGCGCGGGGCGGCGCCGAGGTCGATGGCGCCGAAGGCGCAGCCGGCCTGGCACAGCTCGCAGGCCTGGCCGTGGGAGCGCAGGCAGCTGGCCTGGTCCAGCGCCGAGACGTGCGGCAGGCAGCCCGGGTAGGCCAGGCCGATGGCCCGGGCGCGGCCCAGCCCGCCCGACCACGGGTCGGGCCGGTCGGCCGGACAGACCGAGGCGCACCGGTCGCAGCCCACGCAGGCGGCCGGGTCCACGAACCGCGGGGCCTGGGCCACCTCCACCTCGAAGCGGCCGGCCGAGCCGCGCACCCGCACCACCTCGGCGGAGGTGAGCACCTCGATGCGCTCGTGGTGCAGCACCTCGTCGAGGGCCGGCTCCATGAAGCAGGAGGCGCAGGCCAGGTCGGGGAAGATCTCGTCGAGCCGGTTGGCCAGCCCGCCCAGCGCCGGGGCGCGCTCCACCAGCACCACCCGGCGGTCCTTGCGGGCCAGCGCCAGGGCCGCCGAGACGCCGGCCGCGCCGCCGCCCACCACCACCACGTCGGCCGAGACCTCC
This genomic interval from Anaeromyxobacter sp. contains the following:
- a CDS encoding CoB--CoM heterodisulfide reductase iron-sulfur subunit A family protein, with amino-acid sequence MTGTPPPGPAEAQQPAAPRTGLVFCRCGPNLGTLVQLGALEAPAHWPEAADVVVHPVLCSAEGQAWLAARVQALGLERLVVAACSPREHEQTFRGVMTAAGRSPWLVQLVNLREQVEWIGGAAADATARAARLVRAGLARVALHRPIAAREVEVSADVVVVGGGAAGVSAALALARKDRRVVLVERAPALGGLANRLDEIFPDLACASCFMEPALDEVLHHERIEVLTSAEVVRVRGSAGRFEVEVAQAPRFVDPAACVGCDRCASVCPADRPDPWSGGLGRARAIGLAYPGCLPHVSALDQASCLRSHGQACELCQAGCAFGAIDLGAAPRRRTVTAGAVVVATGMEPGAVAGPPGLVSTYQLERMLHPSGPTGGALRAAGGAAPRTLLLATSAAETDGELAVRELLKLAHLVRTRHPEVEVSVAGGLGRAPGYAAAARQAEADGVELLEADLVPGTPLDAGGAVAVRLAQGALETARTFDLVVLHGPATPAAGSQALAALLRLPLGPRGFVEEGAASPFEPTATRLAGIFVAGAAAGPRPIRQAIRDGTAAAGRVLATLVPGERRVVEPLAAEVDAALCGACGACVSACPYGAVVRSPEGGKAEVEPLHCHGCGTCAAACPTGAASAAHFTRAQLGAEISALLRGPGGGADR